The DNA sequence CAACCATACCTACACGGCGCACAGTCAAGAAAGAGTGGCAGGCGGCGTGGTTATTGAGAGCAATCACCTGCATTGATCTCACTACGCTGGCAGGCGACGATACGCCTGGCAATGTCCTGCGCCTCTGCGCCAAGGCCCGTCATCCTGTGCGCCAGGAAATATTGGATGCGCTGGGAGCAGGGGATCTCGACCTGAAAGTTGGGGCAGTCTGTGTCTATCATAACCTCGTTCCGGTATCGGTCGAGGCGCTGCGTGGCTCTGATATTCCCGTGGCCGCCGTCTCGACGGGCTTTCCCGCCGGCCAAATCGCGTTTGAGCAGAAGCTCGAGGAGATAAATACATCGGTTAAGGCCGGGGCCAGGGAGATCGATATCGTCATTTCGCGCGCCCACGTTTTGACCGGCAACTGGCAGGCGCTGTATGACGAAGTGCGTGCCTTCCGCGCTGCTTGCGGTGAAGCCCATATGAAAACCATCCTTGCCACGCACGAACTCGCCACGTTGCGCAATGTCGATATGGCGAGCCTCGTCTGCATGATGGCTGGAGCCGATTTCATCAAAACCTCTACCGGTAAAGAGGCTGTTAATGCCACGCTTCCCGTTGGAGTGGTCATGGTGCGTGCCATTCGCGATTATTTTGAGCGCACGGGCTATAAAGTTGGCTTCAAACCGGCAGGCGGTATTCGCAGCGCCAAATCTTCGCTCGACTGGCTGATCTTAATGAAAGAAGAATTGGGCAACGAATGGCTGAGCAACAGGTTGTTCCGCATTGGTGCCAGCGGTTTGCTTGCCGATATTGAGCGCCAGCTCTCGTACTTCGTCACCGGCCACTATGCCGCGGCCCATCACAATCCGATGGCTTGAGAGGAGCGACGGTATGAACGTCATGGAGATCTTCAACACAATGGAATATGGCCCTGCTCCCGAAGCTGCCGCTCCCGGATTGACATGGATTTCGGCGCACGAACCGTTCGAGTTGTTTATAAACAATTCGTGGGTCAAACCGGCCAGCGGACAGTATATGGAAAGCATCAATCCTGCCACTGGTAAGCTGCTCGCGCAAATCGCCTCAGCCAATAGTGCCGATGTCGATGCGGCAGTAGCAGCCGCTCGCGCCGCCTTTGAAAGCTGGGGCAGAACTCCTGGCCATGTGCGCGCCCGGTATCTCTATGCTATCGCGCGTCACATTCAAAAGCACTCGCGCCTGCTGGCCGTGCTGGAATCGCTTGACAATGGCAAGCCTATTCGCGAGACGCGCGATATCGATATCCCGCTCGTCGCCCGCCATTTCTACTATCATGCTGGCTGGGCGCAGCTCATGGCCTCGGAGCTTCCCAATTACGAGCCGGTAGGTGTCGTCGGCCAGATCATCCCCTGGAATTTCCCCTTGCTCATGCTGGCCTGGAAAATAGCTCCCGCGCTCGCCATGGGCAATACGGTTGTCCTGAAACCGGCGCGGTATACCTCGCTGACCGCCCTGAAATTTGCTGAAATCATCCAGGAGATAGGTTTGCCACCGGGAGTCATCAACATCGTAACCGGTGAGGCATCGCGGGTTGGTGAGGCGCTGGTGCGCCATCCCGATGTGAATAAGATTGCCTTTACCGGTTCGACTGATGTGGGCCGCAGCATCCGCCGGGCTACGGCAGGCTCTGGCAAAAAACTCTCGCTTGAACTGGGTGGCAAATCGCCTTTCATCGTCTTCGATGACGCTGACCTGGATAGCGTTGTCGAAGGCGTCGTTGATGCCATCTGGTTCAACCAGGGCCAGGTATGCTGCGCCGGTTCGCGCCTGCTCGTGCAGGAAGATATCGCTGATCGCCTGGTCGAAAAACTGCGCCTGCGTATGGAACACCTGCGCATCGGCGATCCCCTGGACAAAGCAGTGGATATTGGGGCAATCGTCTCCCCAGGCCAGTTGAAAGAGATTCAGCGCCTGGTCAATCAGGGCGTTGAAGAGGGAGCGGTGATGTGGCAGCCATCGTGGGCCTGTCCGAGTG is a window from the Ktedonobacteraceae bacterium genome containing:
- the deoC gene encoding deoxyribose-phosphate aldolase, encoding MTTTKRRTGPDISPQFDAVSHPVRNPGIPLDMDWVRQARVNRSAVERRAATIPTRRTVKKEWQAAWLLRAITCIDLTTLAGDDTPGNVLRLCAKARHPVRQEILDALGAGDLDLKVGAVCVYHNLVPVSVEALRGSDIPVAAVSTGFPAGQIAFEQKLEEINTSVKAGAREIDIVISRAHVLTGNWQALYDEVRAFRAACGEAHMKTILATHELATLRNVDMASLVCMMAGADFIKTSTGKEAVNATLPVGVVMVRAIRDYFERTGYKVGFKPAGGIRSAKSSLDWLILMKEELGNEWLSNRLFRIGASGLLADIERQLSYFVTGHYAAAHHNPMA